The Coffea arabica cultivar ET-39 chromosome 1e, Coffea Arabica ET-39 HiFi, whole genome shotgun sequence genome has a window encoding:
- the LOC113711918 gene encoding protein LURP-one-related 7-like isoform X2, protein MINVEDGSWQGFRVTDSREELMFRVQKTVDKLTRTEFEIFLIGEESEDSKTDFKMRGSPFKRSCTIYKGNSIMAETSLMYKMGIQKAFVPRSRFRVTIFPGHIDLALVVSLVVIFFDGRKLWI, encoded by the exons ATGATCAATGTTGAG GATGGATCTTGGCAAGGCTTTAGGGTAACTGATTCCAGGGAGGAATTGATGTTCAGAGTGCAAAAGACTGTGGATAAACTCACTAGAACTGAGTTTGAGATATTTCTTATTGGTGAAGAAAGTGAAGACTCGAAAACTGATTTCAAGATGAGAGGTTCTCCATTCAAGAGATCCTGCACTATCTATAAAGGCAATTCCATAATGGCCGAG ACCAGTTTAATGTACAAGATGGGGATACAGAAGGCTTTTGTTCCAAGGAGTAGATTTCGAGTAACCATATTCCCTGGACATATTGATCTTGCTCTGGTTGTTTCTCTGGTGGTTATATTTTTTGATGGACGGAAACTCTGGATATAG
- the LOC113711918 gene encoding protein LURP-one-related 7-like isoform X1: MGSSSVPDESEQYVDDARFRIPFDLFVSKKQKNGILGSGSCIRFNDSCGNLVFKVERPPPPNSRDQKSAATFHQNPPIKLIFNASGNTLFCIRKLTDGSWQGFRVTDSREELMFRVQKTVDKLTRTEFEIFLIGEESEDSKTDFKMRGSPFKRSCTIYKGNSIMAETSLMYKMGIQKAFVPRSRFRVTIFPGHIDLALVVSLVVIFFDGRKLWI; encoded by the exons ATGGGGAGCTCTAGTGTCCCAGATGAAAGTGAACAATATGTAGATGATGCCAGGTTCCGAATACCGTTCGATCTTTTTGTgtcaaagaaacaaaagaatggaATACTGGGCAGCGGAAGCTGCATCAGATTCAACGATTCTTGTGGAAATTTAGTATTCAAAGTCGAACGTCCCCCACCACCAAACAGCCGCGACCAGAAGTCAGCTGCAACTTTTCATCAGAACCCTCCAATTAAACTCATTTTTAATGCTTCCGGGAATACTCTTTTTTGCATTCGTAAATTAACT GATGGATCTTGGCAAGGCTTTAGGGTAACTGATTCCAGGGAGGAATTGATGTTCAGAGTGCAAAAGACTGTGGATAAACTCACTAGAACTGAGTTTGAGATATTTCTTATTGGTGAAGAAAGTGAAGACTCGAAAACTGATTTCAAGATGAGAGGTTCTCCATTCAAGAGATCCTGCACTATCTATAAAGGCAATTCCATAATGGCCGAG ACCAGTTTAATGTACAAGATGGGGATACAGAAGGCTTTTGTTCCAAGGAGTAGATTTCGAGTAACCATATTCCCTGGACATATTGATCTTGCTCTGGTTGTTTCTCTGGTGGTTATATTTTTTGATGGACGGAAACTCTGGATATAG
- the LOC113711927 gene encoding tetrahydroanabasine acetyltransferase-like, whose protein sequence is MATQHNTKFLLHKKDVVLVMPAEPTPSEVLSLSTIDNDYNIELLCQTLYVYQANISSYKSKNHDEIGKAQLQQEPALIVKEALSKALVHFYPLAGKLKRQADGRLQITCNGDGVPFLEATADCHLSSLNYFDGIDVETGKKFVFDWSTDSEYGYHPLVLQVTKFSCGGFTIGMGLSHSVCDGFGAALFFRTMSELAGGKTAPTVKPVWERERLVGKPSDQEQVPTFDKVSFAISPFIPTDKISHACFNLDSESIRKLKLDLVQECDHEIPKESFTTLEVLGAYVWRSRYRALNHNPDGKTMFCLAIGMRNFINPPLPAGYYGNAFVSGNVELLGRDLDHGPLSKVAKLIKESKRIASSNEYVCRTLNMLEKLNRQKMKIETYGASLVLTDWRQLGLLEEEDFGWKESVNMVPLPWNMFGYVDLCIFMPPCRINASMKGGVRILVALPEAAMNRFEEEMAALKIISDQH, encoded by the coding sequence ATGGCAACACAACATAATACAAAATTCCTTCTTCACAAGAAGGATGTCGTGCTTGTTATGCCTGCAGAACCAACGCCGTCAGAAGTTCTTTCTTTGTCCACAATAGACAATGACTACAATATTGAGCTTCTCTGCCAGACCCTTTACGTCTACCAAGCGAATATCAGTTCCTATAAAAGCAAGAACCATGATGAAATTGGCAAAGCACAATTGCAGCAAGAGCCAGCTTTAATAGTGAAAGAAGCCCTTTCAAAGGCTTTAGTACACTTCTATCCCCTGGCTGGAAAGCTGAAGAGGCAGGCTGATGGAAGGCTTCAAATTACATGCAATGGGGACGGTGTCCCGTTCTTGGAGGCGACTGCCGATTGCCATCTTTCATCGCTCAACTATTTTGATGGTATTGATGTTGAAACTGGCAAGAAATTTGTCTTTGATTGGTCGACTGATAGTGAATATGGCTATCATCCACTGGTCCTTCAGGTGACAAAATTTTCTTGTGGCGGATTCACCATTGGCATGGGATTGTCACATTCAGTGTGTGATGGTTTCGGGGCAGCTCTCTTCTTTCGAACAATGAGCGAGCTAGCAGGCGGAAAGACTGCGCCAACCGTAAAACCTGTGTGGGAAAGGGAAAGGCTCGTGGGGAAGCCTAGCGATCAAGAACAAGTTCCAACTTTCGACAAAGTCTCCTTCGCCATTTCGCCATTTATTCCCACtgataaaatttctcatgcGTGTTTCAACTTAGATAGTGAGAGTATACGAAAACTGAAATTGGATCTAGTTCAGGAATGTGATCAtgaaattccaaaagaaagctTCACCACGCTTGAGGTTCTTGGTGCTTACGTTTGGAGGTCTAGATATAGAGCTCTAAACCATAATCCCGATGGAAAAACCATGTTTTGTTTAGCTATAGGGATGAGAAACTTCATAAATCCACCGTTGCCTGCTGGATATTATGGTAATGCCTTCGTATCTGGAAATGTTGAGCTTTTAGGAAGGGATTTAGATCACGGACCACTATCTAAAGTTGCCAAGTTAATAAAGGAGAGCAAAAGAATTGCTTCCAGTAATGAGTACGTATGTCGTACATTGAACATGCTCGAGAAACTTAATCGGCAAAAAATGAAGATTGAAACCTATGGTGCTTCTCTAGTACTGACTGATTGGAGACAACTGGGATTGCTGGAAGAGGAGGATTTTGGGTGGAAGGAATCTGTGAATATGGTGCCACTCCCTTGGAACATGTTCGGGTACGTGGATTTGTGCATTTTCATGCCTCCTTGCAGAATTAATGCTTCCATGAAAGGAGGAGTGAGGATACTCGTCGCCCTTCCTGAAGCTGCAATGAACAGGTTTGAAGAAGAGATGGCTGCTCTGAAGATCATCTCGGATCAACATTGA
- the LOC113711936 gene encoding alanine--glyoxylate aminotransferase 2 homolog 3, mitochondrial-like: protein MQRIIKPKAVLSRRKPIILSRQSLSTLSQQSHSSTSIQENDAFVSVSQMPPFDYTPPPYSGPSTEEILRKRQQYLSPAICHFYKKPLNLVDGKMQYLFDEKGRRYLDAFGGIATVCCGHCHPEVVDAIVDQTKRLQHSTVLYLNHAIADFAEALASKLPGDLKVVFFTNSGTEANELAMLLARLHTGYHDIISLRNSYHGNAAGTMGATAQSNYKFNVMQTGVHHALNPDQYRGIFGSDGPKYAKDVEDLITYGTCGYVAGFIAEAIQGVGGILELAPGYLPAVYSTIRKAGGLCIADEVQSGFARIGSHFWGFEGHGVVPDIVTMAKGIGNGIPIGAVVTTPEIANVLTRRNYFNTFGGNPMCTAGGLAVLRVIEKEKLQQNAFTVGSYLKERLTSLKGKHEIIGDVRGRGLMLGVELVQDRELKTPAKVETAHLMDEMKELGVLIGKGGFFGNVFRITPPLCFKKEDADYLVDVMDFVMSKM from the exons ATGCAGCGAATCATCAAACCCAAGGCGGTGTTATCAAGAAGAAAGCCGATCATCTTAAGCCGTCAATCTCTGTCCACGCTATCGCAGCAGTCCCATTCCAGTACGTCTATCCAAGAAAATGACGCATTTGTTTCCGTTTCCCAAATGCCCCCCTTCGACTACACCCCACCTCCCTATTCCGGCCCCTCCACCGAAGAAATCCTCCGGAAACGCCAGCAATATCTCAGCCCTGCCATCTGCCATTTCTACAAAAAACCT TTGAATTTGGTAGATGGGAAAATGCAATACTTATTCGACGAAAAGGGTCGTAGATATTTGGATGCGTTTGGCGGGATAGCAACTGTGTGTTGTGGGCACTGTCACCCTGAAGTGGTGGATGCAATTGTTGATCAGACTAAGCGATTGCAGCATTCCACCGTTTTATATCTCAATCATGCCATTGCTGATTTTGCGGAAGCTCTTGCATCTAAACTCCCCGGTGATCTcaag GTTGTTTTCTTTACAAATTCTGGGACAGAGGCGAATGAGTTGGCAATGCTGTTGGCACGTCTGCACACGGGTTACCACGATATCATTTCTCTGAGGAACTCTTATCATGGAAATGCTGCTGGAACAATGGGAGCTACTGCTCAGAGCAACTATAAATTCAATGTTATGCAG ACAGGAGTACACCATGCCCTAAACCCAGACCAGTACAGAGGAATCTTTGGATCTGATGGACCTAAATATGCAAAGGATGTGGAGGATCTCATTACCTATGGGACTTGTGGCTATGTTGCTGGCTTTATTGCAGAAGCTATACAG GGTGTAGGTGGAATTCTAGAGTTGGCCCCTGGATATTTGCCTGCTGTCTATAGCACCATTAGAAAGGCTGGTGGCCTCTGTATAGCCGATGAGGTTCAGTCAGGTTTTGCTCGCATTGGAAGCCATTTCTGGGGTTTTGAGGGCCACGGTGTTGTGCCTGATATTGTTACTATGGCAAAG GGCATTGGGAATGGAATTCCAATTGGGGCTGTGGTTACAACTCCAGAAATTGCGAATGTCTTGACTCGTCGCAATTACTTTAATACCTTTGGAGGTAATCCTATGTGTACCGCTGGTGGCCTTGCTGTTCTTAGAGTGATAGAGAAGGAAAAGCTTCAGCAAAATGCTTTTACCGTGGGTTCATATCTGAAGGAGCGTCTTACATCACTCAAGGGGAAGCATGAGA TCATTGGTGATGTAAGGGGCAGGGGTCTGATGCTTGGAGTTGAACTTGTACAAGATCGCGAGTTGAAAACTCCAGCTAAGGTTGAGACTGCTCATTTAATGGATGAGATGAAAG AGCTGGGAGTTCTTATTGGGAAAGGTGGTTTTTTTGGAAACGTGTTCAGGATAACTCCTCCCCTCTGCTTCAAGAAAGAAGATGCTG ATTATTTGGTGGACGTGATGGACTTCGTGATGTCAAAGATGTGA
- the LOC113711946 gene encoding RNA-directed DNA methylation 4-like, whose amino-acid sequence MFLRLLQNFTDSEEQFPFVIYLYKQINKKNLRNPPSPKSRWFLFPSFEFPFSMAATAASSSTPAENDKPVIVRVKRKASQSRIDAFWLEINERPLKRPLLDFEKLSISDSSTKVEELKSRKVFVRHVETVTTSEVTVDILQTLVSNPADEVELKGKNEIKRKFKTENKQEKLLSKAKEQQEISSKNARFEQIWRSRKQKNEYANDDALQEMCRLYDVVRVDVEKKSEVNVDYSELEDCRMMSEYLPLLREALPSVAVEIEADIVGCMAKGELPDKYVYDYYAVQDDMDITEENAASPFPLLQVEDDDCYDGPDDSEYETDDSNAENNPLNDYPDEQSSDVEDDVGSKCSEDDSEIDGRSSCHQSEEAESISQKSIESGLSGQHDWSEDEMYDDYDGVESYDYGDFSDLEEWR is encoded by the exons ATGTTCCTTCGTCTTCTTCAGAATTTTACTGACTCTGAAGAACAATTCCCGTTcgttatttatttatataaacaaataaataaaaagaacttAAGAAACCCACCTAGTCCAAAATCACGCTGGTTTTTGTTTCCTTCCTTCGAATTTCCCTTTTCAATGGCTGCTACGGCGGCGAGTTCTTCGACTCCGGCCGAGAATGACAAGCCCGTAATTGTCAGGGTTAAAAGGAAAGCTTCTCAGTCGCGGATCGATGCTTTCT GGCTCGAAATTAATGAAAGGCCTTTAAAGCGCCCATTGCTCGACTTTGAGAAGCTCTCAATCTCCGATTCTTCTACTAAAG TTGAGGAACTGAAGAGTAGAAAGGTCTTTGTGCGACATGTGGAGACTGTGACGACTTCGGAGGTCACTGTCGATATTCTGCAAACACTTGTG TCTAATCCAGCAGATGAGGTGGAACTTAAAGGTAAAAATGAAATCAAGAGGAAGTTTAAGACTGAGAAT AAACAAGAGAAATTGCTTTCTAAAGCAAAAGAACAGCAAGAG atttcatcaaaaaatgctCGTTTTGAGCAAATATGGAGAAGCAGAAAGCAGAAGAATgagtatgcaaatgatgatGCTCTACAGGAGATGTGTCGACTCTACGATGTTGTTCGTGTTGATGTTGAGAAAAAGAGTGAAGTTAATGTAGA TTACTCTGAACTTGAGGACTGCAGGATGATGTCTGAATATTTGCCTCTCTTAAGAGAAGCCCTACCTAGTGTGGCAGTGGAAATTGAAGCCGATATTGTTGGCTGCATGGCAAAAGGAG AGTTACCAGATAAATATGTCTATGACTATTATGCCGTTCAGGATGACATGGATATCACTGAAGAAAATGCTGCAAGCCCATTTCCTTT GTTGCAAGTGGAGGATGATGATTGCTATGATGGTCCAGATGATTCTGAATATGAAACTGATGATTCTAATG CTGAAAACAATCCTTTGAATGACTATCCGGATGAACAGTCCTCAGACGTTGAGGATGATGTTGGTAGCAAATGCTCCGAGGATGATTCAGAAATAGACGGTAGATCCTCTTGTCATCAATCAGAAGAAGCTGAAAGTATCAGTCAAAAGTCTATCGAATCTGGACTATCGGGACAACATGATTGGTCTGAAGATGAAATGTATGATGACTATGATGGTGTCGAAAGTTATGATTATGGTGATTTTAGTGACCTAGAGGAGTGGAGATGA